From Candidatus Omnitrophota bacterium, one genomic window encodes:
- a CDS encoding EamA family transporter codes for MWAIYSLLSAFFVASTDPIAKKTLSEKSDEYLVGWLVLLLSTPFLAVVCFSHRVAPITAELVKTLLSVIPFEILSVILYYKALKKTDISLSVPFLALTPVFTILTAFLILGERVQFMGAIGIVLIAAGVYSLNIKEAKYGFISPLKAIFVNKGSFYMVLVALMYGLTSTMSKKAMLLSSPESIPFIYNVSISLAMAPIVLYRMSRGSSKLNLKPQTLLCFLGLGLFMALSSIFYFKAISIAGVAYAVSIKRLSLLMSVGYGWIFFRERDVHIRLLSTSCMLIGIVLIITSG; via the coding sequence ATGTGGGCGATCTATTCTTTATTATCGGCTTTCTTTGTAGCGTCTACAGATCCTATAGCAAAAAAGACGCTATCCGAAAAGAGCGATGAATACCTGGTCGGCTGGCTTGTCCTGCTCCTATCGACGCCTTTTTTGGCTGTGGTGTGTTTTTCGCATAGGGTAGCGCCAATAACCGCGGAGCTGGTCAAGACGCTGCTATCGGTCATACCTTTTGAGATCCTGTCGGTGATCCTCTATTATAAGGCTCTTAAAAAGACCGACATATCGTTGTCGGTGCCGTTTCTTGCCCTGACGCCCGTTTTTACTATATTGACAGCCTTCCTGATCCTGGGCGAACGCGTACAGTTCATGGGGGCCATCGGCATTGTGCTGATAGCAGCCGGCGTATATTCGCTTAATATCAAAGAGGCGAAATACGGATTTATCAGCCCGCTAAAGGCCATATTCGTCAATAAGGGATCTTTTTACATGGTCCTTGTGGCTCTGATGTACGGCTTAACGTCGACCATGTCTAAAAAAGCCATGCTGTTATCAAGCCCGGAATCCATCCCGTTCATCTACAATGTTTCTATCAGCCTGGCTATGGCGCCTATTGTCCTATACAGGATGAGTCGCGGCAGTTCTAAGCTGAACCTTAAACCGCAAACGCTGCTTTGCTTCCTGGGGCTTGGATTATTTATGGCTCTTTCCAGCATATTCTACTTTAAAGCAATTTCTATAGCAGGTGTGGCTTATGCTGTATCCATTAAAAGGCTGAGCCTGCTTATGAGCGTGGGATACGGCTGGATATTTTTCAGAGAAAGGGATGTGCATATCAGGCTTCTCAGCACATCATGCATGCTTATAGGCATAGTTTTGATAATAACCAGCGGATAG
- a CDS encoding DUF134 domain-containing protein, with amino-acid sequence MKGRPRKLRIIQKEPQIRQFSPRGRIGRPGYMILKHEELEAIRLSDHLDMSQHQAARFMGISQQTFSRVLKSARKCLAEALIKGQIIKVDGGDFRMEKHAK; translated from the coding sequence ATGAAGGGACGGCCAAGAAAGCTGCGGATCATCCAAAAAGAACCCCAGATCAGGCAGTTCAGCCCGCGAGGCCGTATAGGCCGGCCGGGGTATATGATCCTTAAGCATGAAGAGTTGGAAGCCATAAGACTCTCCGACCATTTAGATATGAGCCAGCATCAGGCAGCCCGGTTTATGGGTATAAGCCAGCAGACTTTCTCACGCGTCTTAAAGAGCGCCCGGAAATGCCTTGCCGAAGCCCTTATAAAAGGCCAAATCATAAAGGTAGACGGGGGAGACTTCAGGATGGAGAAACATGCCAAATAA